A genomic segment from Clostridiales bacterium encodes:
- the sufC gene encoding Fe-S cluster assembly ATPase SufC, with the protein MLNKLLEIKNLHVQASKREIIKGLDLVLGKGEVHILMGPNGAGKSTLVNAIMGHPQYKVTGGSIIFEGEDITASTTDERARKGIFLSFQNPEEIPGITVENFLRTACSTVTGKPLKVLAFKKELERRMEELQMDKSYASRYLNVGFSGGEKKKNEILQMLMMNPKLAILDETDSGLDVDAVRIVSQGVRKYKNEDNSLLIITHNTNILEDITPDFVHVLVDGRIVKTGGADLIEEINRSGFGEFAQAASI; encoded by the coding sequence ATGCTGAATAAATTACTGGAAATCAAGAACCTGCATGTGCAGGCAAGTAAAAGGGAGATTATCAAGGGCCTTGACCTTGTGCTCGGTAAGGGAGAGGTACATATCCTTATGGGACCGAACGGCGCAGGCAAGTCCACACTTGTCAACGCAATTATGGGACATCCGCAGTATAAAGTGACGGGAGGTTCCATTATTTTTGAAGGTGAGGATATCACGGCAAGCACCACGGATGAGCGGGCAAGAAAGGGTATATTTTTGTCATTTCAGAATCCCGAAGAAATTCCGGGGATCACCGTTGAGAACTTTCTGCGTACGGCGTGCAGCACTGTTACCGGCAAGCCTTTGAAGGTTCTGGCATTTAAAAAAGAACTTGAACGGCGCATGGAAGAGCTTCAGATGGATAAATCATACGCATCCCGCTATCTCAACGTCGGGTTTTCTGGCGGAGAGAAAAAAAAGAATGAAATTCTGCAGATGCTGATGATGAATCCAAAGCTTGCAATCTTGGATGAAACCGACTCAGGCCTCGATGTGGATGCCGTACGCATCGTTTCACAGGGCGTGAGAAAATATAAAAACGAGGACAATTCATTGCTTATCATTACACACAATACGAATATCCTTGAGGATATTACTCCGGACTTTGTCCACGTTTTAGTAGATGGACGAATTGTCAAAACAGGCGGCGCTGATCT
- a CDS encoding metal-dependent transcriptional regulator, which produces MKIQESGENYLEMILILKNKIGLVRSVDIARAMSFTRPSISRAMSIMKKAGYITMDREGYIELTESGLKIAERIYNRHRLLTDWLTAIGVNKKTAAEDACRMEHIISQETFDRIKDHMKR; this is translated from the coding sequence ATGAAAATACAGGAATCTGGCGAGAATTATCTGGAGATGATTTTGATTCTGAAAAATAAAATCGGGCTTGTTCGCTCCGTCGATATTGCTCGGGCGATGTCATTTACGAGGCCCAGCATCAGCCGCGCCATGTCCATCATGAAAAAAGCAGGATATATCACCATGGACAGGGAAGGCTATATTGAGCTCACGGAATCCGGGCTCAAAATAGCTGAACGGATATATAACCGCCATCGCCTTCTGACTGACTGGCTGACCGCAATCGGCGTAAACAAAAAAACCGCAGCCGAGGATGCCTGCCGCATGGAGCATATCATCAGCCAGGAAACATTCGACAGGATTAAAGACCATATGAAACGATAG
- a CDS encoding metal-dependent transcriptional regulator codes for MSSAKKRYLFVIYELGKHSNKVSSKDIALSLKIKRSSVSKMLKAISDDNLIRKEYYGKVQFSEQGAQIANQLYNKYVLLYAYFYRHLKVSANEARHDAILCLCDLSDNSVRKISSLVLTEHHEKG; via the coding sequence TTGTCTTCCGCAAAAAAACGGTACCTGTTCGTAATTTACGAATTGGGAAAGCATAGTAACAAGGTTTCTTCAAAAGATATCGCACTCTCGTTGAAAATCAAGCGCTCAAGCGTTTCCAAAATGCTGAAAGCCATATCTGATGACAATCTTATCCGCAAGGAATATTATGGGAAGGTACAATTCAGCGAACAAGGTGCTCAGATTGCAAATCAGCTTTACAACAAATATGTGCTGCTTTATGCATATTTTTACAGGCATCTTAAAGTTTCCGCTAACGAAGCCAGGCATGATGCAATTCTCTGCCTATGCGATCTTTCAGATAATAGCGTACGAAAGATATCTTCCCTTGTGCTGACAGAACACCACGAAAAAGGATGA
- the feoB gene encoding ferrous iron transport protein B — translation MSIKIALAGNPNCGKTTMFNDLTGSTQYVGNWPGVTVEKKEGRLRGYKDVIITDLPGIYSLSPYSLEEVVSRNYLMNDHPDAIIDLVDGTNLERNLYLTTQLVELGIPVVISLNMIDIVKKSGDRIDTKKLGAALGCEIVETSALKGTGTMEAAEMAIKAAEARTVTVPQRSFNKRVEEALSEIDENFKDLFEPERNRWYSIKLFERDEKVLEALKLTAEQKEKLETIVAPVEKEFDDDSETIITNERYEYITKLIAKCLRKNPGHMSTSDKIDQIVTNRFLALPIFVVVMTLMYYVSVTTLGGIATDWVNDTLFGDWITNGATAGLKAIGAAPWLISLIVNGIIGGVGTVLGFVPQMLILFFFLAILEDSGYMARVAFIMDRIFRRFGLSGKSFIPLLISTGCGVPALMATRTIENEKDRRMTLMLTTFMPCSAKTVIIGMITATFFPHSFLMAPAMYFLGIAVIVFSGIALKKTKYFGGDPAPFVMELPPYHVPSLKGVLIHMWERSRAFIIKAGTIIFTVVVVIWFFSTFSLSMRMVDIEHSMLAGFGRAIGWLFAPLGFGDWKGAVATISALMAKESAIGTLAVLQGIADPENTQAVISGIASMFTPIAAFTYMILNLFDPPCIVAMSTLAREMGSRKWTTIGIGYQVVLGYSMAFIAYQLGGFLFYGANFGIGQIIAIIVVALMVFLIVRPAYREKTAFNHAGARA, via the coding sequence ATGAGTATAAAGATTGCTCTTGCCGGCAATCCAAATTGCGGTAAGACCACAATGTTCAATGACTTAACGGGCAGCACCCAGTATGTCGGCAACTGGCCGGGGGTTACTGTGGAAAAAAAGGAAGGAAGGCTTAGAGGCTATAAAGACGTTATTATCACTGATCTTCCAGGGATTTATTCTCTTTCTCCATATTCTCTTGAGGAGGTGGTCAGCCGCAACTATCTGATGAATGATCATCCCGACGCCATTATCGATTTGGTGGACGGCACCAATTTAGAGAGGAATCTGTACCTGACAACACAGTTGGTGGAGCTTGGGATTCCGGTTGTGATTTCGCTTAATATGATTGATATCGTCAAAAAGTCAGGCGACAGGATCGACACCAAAAAACTTGGAGCGGCTTTAGGCTGTGAAATCGTCGAGACATCGGCATTAAAAGGTACGGGAACGATGGAAGCGGCCGAAATGGCTATCAAGGCAGCTGAGGCCAGAACTGTTACAGTTCCACAGCGCTCCTTCAATAAGCGTGTTGAAGAGGCCCTGTCGGAGATTGATGAAAATTTTAAAGATCTCTTTGAACCGGAGCGCAACCGTTGGTATTCCATCAAGCTGTTCGAACGGGATGAAAAAGTACTGGAGGCACTTAAGCTGACAGCAGAGCAGAAAGAAAAGCTGGAAACAATCGTAGCTCCTGTGGAGAAAGAGTTTGATGATGACAGCGAAACAATCATCACAAATGAACGATATGAATATATTACCAAACTTATTGCTAAGTGCTTGCGAAAAAATCCTGGACATATGTCGACTTCTGATAAGATCGATCAGATCGTGACCAACCGCTTCCTCGCCCTTCCGATTTTCGTTGTCGTCATGACATTGATGTATTACGTTTCTGTAACCACGCTTGGAGGCATTGCGACAGATTGGGTCAACGATACCCTGTTCGGTGATTGGATCACCAACGGCGCTACGGCAGGACTGAAAGCTATCGGCGCTGCTCCATGGCTCATCAGCCTTATTGTGAACGGCATTATAGGTGGTGTCGGTACGGTGCTCGGTTTTGTACCGCAGATGCTTATACTTTTCTTCTTCCTTGCCATTCTTGAGGATTCGGGATATATGGCAAGAGTCGCTTTTATCATGGATAGGATATTTCGCAGATTCGGCCTTTCCGGTAAATCATTCATACCGCTTCTTATCAGTACCGGCTGCGGTGTTCCCGCGCTCATGGCGACGAGGACCATCGAAAATGAAAAAGACCGTAGGATGACGCTTATGCTGACAACATTCATGCCATGCAGCGCTAAGACTGTCATCATCGGCATGATAACAGCAACATTTTTCCCTCATTCTTTCTTGATGGCACCGGCTATGTATTTCCTCGGCATCGCAGTCATTGTGTTTTCAGGAATAGCACTGAAGAAGACGAAATACTTCGGAGGAGACCCGGCTCCTTTCGTAATGGAATTGCCACCGTATCATGTTCCATCACTCAAGGGCGTGCTGATTCACATGTGGGAACGCTCGCGGGCGTTCATCATCAAGGCTGGCACGATCATATTCACCGTTGTCGTAGTGATCTGGTTTTTTTCCACTTTCAGCCTGAGTATGCGTATGGTCGATATCGAGCATAGCATGCTGGCAGGTTTTGGACGCGCGATCGGATGGCTATTTGCACCTCTTGGGTTTGGCGACTGGAAAGGTGCTGTTGCCACGATTAGCGCTCTTATGGCGAAGGAAAGCGCCATCGGGACACTTGCGGTTTTACAGGGTATTGCTGATCCTGAAAACACACAAGCGGTTATAAGCGGTATCGCTTCCATGTTTACGCCGATTGCCGCATTTACCTACATGATCCTCAACTTGTTTGACCCGCCTTGCATCGTGGCTATGTCCACCCTTGCCAGAGAAATGGGCAGCAGAAAATGGACGACGATCGGCATCGGTTATCAGGTTGTACTCGGTTACAGCATGGCATTCATTGCCTACCAGCTTGGAGGATTTTTGTTCTATGGCGCTAACTTCGGAATCGGTCAGATCATTGCCATCATTGTCGTCGCTCTGATGGTGTTCCTGATTGTACGTCCGGCTTACCGTGAGAAAACTGCCTTCAATCATGCGGGAGCAAGGGCTTAA
- a CDS encoding ferrous iron transport protein A: protein MKTLKEVKCGETVSVAKLNCSGALKRRIMDMGITRGTEIFVRKVAPLGDPVEITVRGYELSIRKNEAENIEVV, encoded by the coding sequence GTGAAAACATTGAAAGAGGTCAAATGCGGTGAAACAGTATCCGTCGCAAAGCTCAATTGTTCTGGTGCGCTCAAGCGCCGTATCATGGATATGGGAATCACAAGAGGTACCGAAATTTTTGTCCGTAAAGTTGCTCCCCTCGGTGATCCTGTTGAAATCACTGTGCGCGGCTATGAACTTTCCATCCGCAAAAACGAAGCTGAAAATATCGAGGTAGTTTAA
- a CDS encoding FeoA family protein: protein MAIENAAILNREDFKSRYQHAAISQHVIPLSMVGSGEKVSIKSIGGKDKTRRFLCNLGFVEGAEVSVVSELNGNVIVAIKGTRMAISKAMASRVLTLQLN, encoded by the coding sequence ATGGCAATCGAAAATGCAGCGATCTTAAACAGAGAAGATTTTAAGTCACGCTACCAGCATGCTGCAATCTCTCAGCATGTTATCCCTCTTAGCATGGTAGGCAGCGGTGAAAAGGTAAGTATCAAATCAATCGGCGGCAAGGATAAAACACGGCGTTTTCTATGTAATCTTGGTTTTGTTGAAGGTGCCGAGGTTTCAGTCGTATCCGAATTGAACGGAAACGTGATCGTAGCCATCAAAGGTACAAGGATGGCTATAAGCAAGGCTATGGCAAGCCGTGTTCTAACATTGCAATTAAATTAA
- a CDS encoding extracellular solute-binding protein — protein sequence MKNLLKRNISVLLIVMMTFLFVSCNKKVEQTSSGVNSMSGGNGLPIVKNKITLKIVAPTWATTDVTPDMDFYKELTKRTNIAFKFELLPLEETAQKFNLVMASGNLPDIISWGVKNDIVKYGKEGALIPLEDLIKKYGPNITSVLNNPPIDKVPYQQNIWGDITANDGHIYSIPFLNPSDAIGPVFGIRTDWLNKLELKIPDTTDDLYNVLKKFKEADPNGNGKADEIPYVADTAHWDGILPLVNSFGGHMGLYLDKNEDTIKYGPINDSYKKGLEYINKLFSEGLIDKEYANVTRDQWLQKITNNQTGLIFVWPGSGLGSANKAIEKIGDARYDAIIPFKGPNGDRYKDTSLSGSLAGLRSSISSTTKYKVEIIKLIDYMFSKDGELLVNYGIEGKHYTMVDGKPQYTDYILKNPDSKDPELAKVSSGLKTTVLPWWDTWDAEMGTMKQTAPWTVKAWEIYREPGIIEAPLPQVTIDDASINRKLADIETYKQQEINKFITGQQPLSNFSNYVSQVKKMGIDEVLKAYNDAYKVYKTNSAKYTVGK from the coding sequence ATGAAGAATTTGCTAAAAAGAAATATTTCTGTGTTACTCATTGTCATGATGACTTTTTTATTTGTATCATGCAATAAAAAGGTAGAACAAACTTCAAGTGGGGTTAATTCTATGAGTGGAGGAAATGGTCTTCCAATTGTAAAGAATAAAATTACTTTGAAAATTGTTGCGCCAACATGGGCAACTACTGATGTTACCCCAGATATGGACTTCTATAAAGAACTAACGAAGAGAACGAATATTGCATTTAAGTTTGAATTACTTCCTCTCGAGGAAACAGCTCAAAAATTTAATTTGGTAATGGCATCAGGAAACTTACCAGATATTATATCATGGGGTGTTAAGAATGATATAGTAAAGTATGGAAAGGAAGGTGCACTTATTCCACTTGAAGATTTAATAAAAAAGTATGGACCTAATATTACATCTGTTCTTAACAATCCTCCAATTGATAAGGTACCATATCAGCAGAATATATGGGGAGATATAACTGCAAATGATGGTCATATTTATTCTATACCGTTTTTGAATCCATCTGATGCTATAGGTCCTGTTTTCGGAATAAGGACTGACTGGTTAAATAAATTGGAATTAAAAATACCTGACACGACAGATGATTTATACAATGTATTAAAAAAATTTAAAGAAGCCGATCCAAATGGTAATGGAAAAGCTGATGAGATTCCCTATGTGGCTGATACAGCTCACTGGGATGGAATACTTCCACTTGTTAACAGTTTTGGAGGACACATGGGTTTATATCTTGATAAGAATGAAGATACCATTAAATATGGACCTATTAATGATAGTTATAAAAAAGGGCTTGAATATATAAATAAATTATTTTCTGAAGGTTTAATAGATAAAGAATATGCTAATGTGACAAGAGATCAATGGTTACAAAAAATAACAAACAATCAGACCGGTCTTATATTTGTATGGCCTGGTAGTGGACTTGGTTCAGCGAATAAGGCTATTGAAAAAATTGGTGATGCAAGATATGATGCTATAATTCCATTTAAGGGACCAAATGGAGATAGATATAAAGATACAAGTCTTTCAGGGAGTCTTGCTGGTTTAAGATCATCGATAAGCTCAACCACTAAATATAAGGTAGAGATAATAAAATTGATAGATTATATGTTTTCTAAAGATGGTGAGCTACTGGTTAACTATGGTATTGAAGGAAAACATTATACTATGGTAGATGGAAAACCTCAATATACTGATTATATTCTAAAAAATCCTGACAGTAAAGATCCAGAACTTGCAAAGGTATCTAGCGGATTAAAAACAACAGTTTTACCATGGTGGGATACATGGGATGCAGAGATGGGAACTATGAAACAAACAGCTCCATGGACAGTTAAGGCATGGGAGATATACAGAGAACCTGGTATAATTGAAGCACCTCTTCCTCAGGTTACAATTGATGATGCATCAATAAACCGTAAGTTGGCTGATATTGAGACATACAAACAACAAGAAATTAATAAGTTCATAACAGGCCAACAGCCATTGTCAAACTTTAGTAATTATGTCAGTCAAGTTAAAAAAATGGGGATTGATGAAGTGCTGAAAGCATATAATGATGCTTATAAAGTATATAAAACAAACTCTGCAAAATATACAGTTGGTAAATAA
- a CDS encoding carbohydrate ABC transporter permease, with product MKIKLSLEDRIYNIINIILATLVLCITLYPFLYVIVASLSSPESVNSGSVWLFPIGINLNAYNVVLKDKQIWSGYFNTIWYTLIGTVINLIMTTLAAYPLSRRTFNGRRIIMPIIAFTMFFGGGMIPTYILIKNLGMLDSRWVMVIPGAISTWNLIIMRSFFENIPESLHEAAIIDGANDLYILVRIVVPLSKPVMAVMTLFYAVGHWNSFFDALLYLNSSQLYPLQMILRKVLIQFDNMEQMKAIGTFEDRESIGQTVRYATIIVSTLPILLVYPFLQKYFASGVMIGAIKG from the coding sequence ATGAAAATTAAATTATCGTTAGAAGATAGAATATACAATATTATTAACATTATATTAGCGACTTTAGTACTTTGTATCACATTATATCCATTTTTGTATGTTATTGTTGCTTCTTTGAGCAGCCCTGAAAGTGTTAACAGTGGTTCAGTATGGCTATTCCCAATAGGCATAAATTTAAATGCATATAATGTGGTTTTAAAAGATAAACAAATATGGTCAGGTTATTTTAATACAATTTGGTACACTTTAATCGGTACGGTTATAAACTTAATTATGACGACATTGGCAGCGTATCCTTTATCAAGAAGAACTTTTAATGGCAGAAGAATAATAATGCCTATCATAGCCTTTACAATGTTCTTTGGAGGTGGGATGATTCCAACCTATATACTAATTAAAAATCTTGGAATGCTAGATTCAAGGTGGGTAATGGTTATACCTGGCGCTATAAGTACATGGAATTTAATAATTATGAGAAGTTTCTTTGAAAATATTCCTGAAAGCTTACATGAGGCAGCTATTATTGACGGCGCAAATGATCTATATATATTAGTTAGAATTGTTGTGCCTCTTTCAAAACCAGTGATGGCGGTAATGACGCTGTTTTATGCAGTAGGTCATTGGAATAGCTTTTTCGATGCTTTATTGTATCTTAATTCAAGTCAATTGTATCCGCTTCAGATGATTTTGCGTAAAGTGCTTATCCAATTTGATAATATGGAACAAATGAAAGCTATAGGAACATTTGAGGATAGAGAAAGTATAGGGCAGACTGTCCGATATGCTACAATTATCGTTTCAACATTACCTATATTATTAGTATATCCTTTTCTTCAGAAATACTTTGCCAGCGGTGTTATGATAGGAGCTATAAAAGGGTAA